One Acidimicrobiales bacterium genomic window, GGTTCAGCCGAACCAGATGCTGCGCCGCTGCCGCAGCATCTCGTAGAGGGTCTCCTGGAGGTCGAGGCGGATCTGCTCGGCGTGGTCCATGACCCGGCTCCGGGAGTAGCGCTCCTGGTCGGGCGGGACGTCGAAGGTGACCGGGTCGAGCACCTTCAGGCGGAACTTGGCCGGGAAGTAGGCCACCAGACCGGGGAGGCCGAACATCAGCATGTTGGCGGTGACCGGCACGTACGGCACCCCCAGGATCCGGGCCAGCGTCCCGCTCTTCCACAGGATCGGCATCGACTCCTCGGCCCCGACCACGGCGATCGGGATCACCGGCACACCGGCGCGCATGGCGATCTCCACGAAGCCGCCCCGTCCGAACCGGCGCAGCCGGTAGCGCTCGGCGTACAGCTTGCCCGGCCCCTTGGTCCCCTCGGGGAACACCAGGGCCAGCTGGCCCTGCTCGCGGAGCAGCCGGTAGGCGTTCTCGGGGTGGGCCGCCACCCCACCGGCGCGGGACCACAGCGTTCCGACGACCGGGAGCCCCTTGAAGAAGTGGTCGGCCATTCCGTACACGGGCCGCCCCAACTCGCTCTCGATGCCGTGCATGATGGCGGGGGCGTCGGACGGGATGGCACCGGCGTGGTTGGCCACGATCAGGGCGCCGCCCTGGGTGGGGATCTTCTCGAGGCCGTCCCACTCGGCCCGGAACCACTGGCGGTAGATCGGGTCGTACAGCCGGCGGACCAGGGCCCGGACGCTCTCGGAGCGGCCCCACTCGTCGACGTCGGAGAGCCGGGGGTCGTGGAGCTCGGGCTCCGGCTCGAACGGCTCGTCCCGCCGCAGGGGGACGAGGGCGCCCGATGTCCGGGTCAACCCGACGACGTTCCCGTCCCCTGCCACGGCCCGATCGTAGCGGCGGGCCCCGGCTCCTCCCCCCGGGCGGGAATCC contains:
- a CDS encoding lysophospholipid acyltransferase family protein: MAGDGNVVGLTRTSGALVPLRRDEPFEPEPELHDPRLSDVDEWGRSESVRALVRRLYDPIYRQWFRAEWDGLEKIPTQGGALIVANHAGAIPSDAPAIMHGIESELGRPVYGMADHFFKGLPVVGTLWSRAGGVAAHPENAYRLLREQGQLALVFPEGTKGPGKLYAERYRLRRFGRGGFVEIAMRAGVPVIPIAVVGAEESMPILWKSGTLARILGVPYVPVTANMLMFGLPGLVAYFPAKFRLKVLDPVTFDVPPDQERYSRSRVMDHAEQIRLDLQETLYEMLRQRRSIWFG